Genomic segment of Lepidochelys kempii isolate rLepKem1 chromosome 23, rLepKem1.hap2, whole genome shotgun sequence:
AGACCGGGTATAACGCAGGACACTGGCACAGCAGCCTGGGAGTTTCTCTTTGGGGGTCGCTCccacagaggggagggggaggcattTGCCAAACTGCCGCCCTCTGGGCACCTTTCCACTCAGCCCTGCCATCTCTGGGGCCAGGGATCAGTAGTAACAGCGGGCACAGAGGCCCTGCAGGGCAAGGACAGAGACAGGCAGGCCCCCCCTCAGCTCGACCATGAGAGCGACTGCTGGCTCAGGACGAAGCCCAGCCTGCCTGCAAGGGATCTGGGACAGCAGCAGGTGGTGCCGGGGATGCCGGCGGTAGCTTGTGCCCATGTGGGGGCAGGGTGCCAGGTCTCCGGCTGCCTCCAGGACTGCGTATGCTCCAGGGTAGTTGTCTCTTGGCAGAGGAAGTGCAGGTAGTGCCAACCTGTAGGGGCCCTTCTGGCCACTCCAGTGTgttctggggaaactgaggcagcagaaagcgcccccccccccccgcagcacccCTGGGCAGCTCGCAGCTCCAGCGCTCCAGGCAGTTGTGCAAAATGAGGGCTCTGGGGAGACCGGCTCTGCTCCCATCACTCCAGGGCTGAAGTTCCACAAAGCTTTAAACAGGGGCCATTAATACGTTAAGGGACAGAGGGGCCTGTGCACTGTAGACGGGTATCTATATATTAAACCTCTGTTAGTGGCTCACCACCACGGGCAGCGTCTGTCCACGCAGCGTCAATTAGCGTTAAATAACGAGGGCCCGGAGTCTGGGCGGTGCCAGGCGGCCAAGCTGGCACCGAGTGGGGGGGCAGGCGGTCCCTGGGTTATACCACAGTGCCACTGGGCGAGCTGCCATTCTGAGAGGGGAGGTTCTGAAAGGGAAGGGGGAGATGGTTAGaaccggggggtgggggatacacacaccacacaacaacaGACAGGGACAAGAGGCTGCAACGGGGCAAACCAGGCCCCACAAGTCAGAAAACTTTGCACCTCCCCAGTCCCAGGACCCCAGGCTGATGCCCCGTTGCCAGGGCCTGAAACACAGGCACCGACCAGGGCCCAGCCCGGCAAAGGGATCGAGGTACCAAACTCCACCTGAACCAACAGAAACTAGGCACCAAACCACGctggaggatctgggccccacCTCTTCGGTTCCCTTTGCAGCAGCCGGAGCCAGAAGGGGCCGGTCCCTGCACCTGATTCCTGGCCTACAAGAGCAAATGTCTGCCAGCCCAGCCCATCACAGACCTGCtcctgttccccccaccctctaACCTGGGGGCAGTGGCCAGGTGCAGAGCTTTGCCTGGGTACTACGTTTTTTCCAGCcgtgagctctttgggacagggagtctctccccctgcacaccccccacccccccgctctcggtctgcacagcacctggcacaacatGCCCACCCCCGCAAACACAACAATccacctcaaagtgctttacgaaggaggtcagtgtcattagccccactgcacaggtggggaaactgaggcacagggaggggaaataTCTTGCCCAAGGGCACCCAGCGGcgaagcccagagcccccacccaggGGCGTATCCACTGAAGGCGGTGGGGGCTGTGCAGGCAGCAGAACCTCCGTTGGTGGAGACAGGTGAGATCGAGAGAGTCCCCTGCTCCCCTCGCCGAGCCCCGGAGCAGCTGTCGGGGCTGGTGACAGGGATCAAATCCCATTGCTTGCCTTTGTTCGTGAGCCCATCTGGAGTCCCAGCacgtttggggggggggggggcgcacggCACTACACGGTGCAGGGCTGGATGGAAACTGCCTTCCAGAGGCTAAGCTCTTCTGCTGAACAAGCCCCCACTCCGGTCCCAGACACCACAAAGCCACTGGAATCACCTCTACCGGGGAGGCAGTCGACATGCCAGCCGCTGGGACATCTGGGTGAAATCAGGGCTGAGTTGGCAGCTGTGAAGCCCTTGTTGTATCGGCAGGACAGGGCtcaccatcccctcccccaccccccatcctgtTAACGGGGCTCggccccccaggctgccctgtgCACCCAAAGCTTTCTAGCCACAGGCTCCCATTGGGACAAGATCTGGGGAGCCAACGACCCTGCAGCACAGAGGGGCCAGGCGGCTCCACAgagaagcagctgcagcccaTGGGATTCCAAGCACTAACGAGAGTCCACACGACCCCCCCgcctgcctgattcagagccagCGACCATCTCCGGGACACAGGGTGCCTGGCTCCGACGGGGGTCCCAAGGCTCAGGCTGGGGGACGACAAGGAGTGAGTTAAAGAACTTCAAGAAGGGCAGCTGAGGGGCCAGGTGCCCCTGGGATCACGCAACCCCCAGGCCCTCACCGACAGCAGGCAGAGCCGGGGCGCAGAGGCAGGTCCTGCCGGGTTTTAAGCGCATCACTCACCAGTCCTGTTTCCCGTCAAAGTCAGTGACAGGCCAGCAGCCTGGCGTGTTAACCCTTTGCCTGCAGGCTACAACCACCATGGAGATGGGTGGAAAGgggcaccccccccacacactagtGACAGGACCCAGCCCCGTCTGGGCCAGAGGGGAACACGCTGCTCTAGGGCCAACATGCAGCAGGGCCTCACTTCCACACGACTTGAGCTAGTGTGGCTCACGCCCAGCACTGCGGATGTTGCGGCTCCAGCGGTGGTTTGGGCCGGCCAGGAGGTCGGGAGGGCCTGAGTCTCTGCCAGAGCTGCAACCTCCCCAGGGCGCGAACGTCAgcccgggctgggaggctcgctgccAGCTGCAGTCCAGACGTACCCAAAGGCACCCCCCCATTTGGTCTCTGCTTCTCTGCCGCGCACGGGACCGGGCTGGTTCTGGACTAGCCGCGTCTCGGGGTCGCTCCTGAAATcggctgcagggggcagtgagGATGGTTTGTCTCAGGCCCGACAGCCTGAGAAGCAAGAGAAGGCAAATTGCACGGATCATCTCAGAGCAAGCagcacaaagtgtgtgtgtggtgggaagCTGGAAGATGAGTCAGTGTGAGCAGCTGGGCGTTCCTGCCACAGAACCGCTGGGGGTGGCTgtgtcagcgggggggggggggggggcactgtagGTATCCCCGATTTCACACCTCTGTGCTCCCAGGCACCAGttaaagggtgggggggaaggtggaAGACACGCCACCCCAACTGCAGAGACAGGGAAGGGCAAAGTTAACCCCAAGTGCTCAGAAACCTGCCCCCACAAATCACGAGATTAGCTTCAACCTccggagatttttttaaaacaacagtgggggggggagggggcattcaTTAGCCTCCTGGTGTCTGAGCCTTTTGGGGTCCCCTGTTGGAGTAACTTTCGACAAATCAGGTGGCACCCAGCAATTGCTGGACACCTCCCGCAATGCTTCTGAGGCAGGGCCGCGTTGCCACTCCAGAACAGAGTCAATCCGGAGGccgatgaagtgatttgcccccAGGGTTGAAAACCAAACCAGCGAGTCAGCGGCAGAGACAGGAATCACCTGGGCCAGCAGCATCCCTACAGCAAAGGCTGACTCTTGTTAACAGCTGATTTTTCTAAGAGCTCTAAAATCCACTTGCTCACTCAGACTGTCTGGAAGATTGCTGGGCCCCATTCAGGGGACGTGCCCAACAGAATCCCCCGGACGAAGGCCCAGGGGAGCAGCATCCGGAGTGGTCTGTGCAGCGTAGGCAAGTCCAACCCCGGCGTAGCTGGTGGTCGTAAGCCAGCCCTATTCCCCTAGTGAGGACACGCTCAGACAGCTTCCTACTGTCCCATGTGCAGCGTCCCCACATCACTGCGTACCGTCGGGAAGGGCAGAGTGGCGTGGTGCCCTCTCGCAGAGAGCAGagttagagctggggggctgaGCTGGCCCGTTTGCAGGGTTTACGTCGATGCACTTGACCTTCTGCAGCAGTAAAGTTTTGGGGCAGTGAATAGAAGCTAGAGCCTGTTCCAATAGtcagtccccactcccctcccagagccaggaatggaccCCAGAGGTCCTGACACCACTttgcactagaccccactccctaaTTTCTTAGCTGCTGTCCCAAATGCCCCCCTGAGTACAACAGCCTttcccacttccctcccctctcctcagaGCACTGCCCCTGTGTGGTCCCCCTGCCAGGAACCATTCCCCACAGGCTGCAGGGCTCCACGAGCGCCAGAGGGGAAGCAGAAGCCTTGGCCGCTCTGGGATCAGTACATGCAGGCCTCCCCGTTCCCAGGGCAGCCCTGCAGCTGTACTTACGGCTTTCCCAGGCCTGGCCCAGGTGCAGATGAGCCCCTCCTGGCAGGCGGTGATGATGCAGTCCTCCAGGAAGAGCAGCACCGTCAGCCGCTCGTGGGCAATCTTCTTGCAGACCAGGGGCTCCAGCAGGGGCACCTCGTGGATGCGGGGGCAGAGGGCCGTGCCCAAGACCTTGGCAGTGTCCAGCTTGCTCCGGGGCGCCCCGCTGATCTTGTCGTTGCTCTTACTGATGTTGCCCAGGCTGTGATACCGCTTGTGCTCCTTCTCGGCATTCTTGTCCCGGCGCTCCTGCAGGGTGAGCGTGGCGAACTTGCCGATGCTAAAGGGCACGGCGCTGTCCGCCACCTGGCTCTTGGCGGCGCTGGTAACGGCCGGGTGGGGCAGGCTGTTGGAGCGCGAGAGCGAGCGGGGCAGGATGGACCCCCCGCTGCTGACCCCCGGCTCCCCAGCCAGGTTGCTCCCGCCGCTCACCGAGGAGGGGATGCCAGAGCTGAAGGTGTTTGTGAGAGTCCGGGCccgggagagcggggggtgggggtacaGCACGTCCTCCGTCAGGTCCCACAAGCAGAACTGAGTGTCCTGGCCGGCCGAGCCGAAGCGGTAGGTCACCGAGGGGGAGCTCTTGGTGCTGTGCTTGGAGAGGCGGGACAGGGTGCTGCTAGTCCGCACCCGGCCAAAGTGGGCCGGCTCCTGGGGCTCCTCGTCGCTGCCGCTTAGCTCCGGCGGTTCCTCCTCCTCCACGCTGCTGGTGTAGGGGTCGAAGGCCACCGCGTTGACCCAGGACTTGTGCCCGTGCCCCCTGGCAATGACCCGGCCCTCGGCAAAGGACCAGACGGTCACCAGGTCGTCTTCGCCGCCAGTGACGATGTAGCGCCCGTCGGGGCTCCAGCAGACGCACAGCAGCCCCCCAAAGTAGCTCTTCATCATTCCCTGCAGCAGCATGGAGTCGAAGTGGAAGACGCGGAGGCAGCCGTCCTGGCTGACGCAGGCCAGGTAGCGGCCGTCGGGTGAGAAGGCGAACTCGTTGAGGGCCCCCTCGCCCACCGCCCACTTCACCAGTGGGTTGCGGGCGCTTTTGCTCTTGCAGGCGTAGACGGCGAAGCCCTCGCCCTGCTTGAGGAGGGTGTACTGGGGTGAGGCGGAGCCGCACGGGTGCTCCATGTTGTACAGGTACAGGTGCCCACTGGCGTGGGAGGCCAGGAAGAGGCCCTCTGTCTCCGGGATCCACTTCAGGTAGGTCACCTTCGTCTTGTCGATGAGCCGCTGGGGCAATGTGAAACAGAGAGCAGGTATCAGACCGAGGTGCCCTTCCCTAGGGGGAGCCCCCCAGGGCGGAGAGGGGAATTCAGGTTAGGGGCCTGTCCAGTCCTTGGCCAGTCCACTGGGGCTGGTTGGGACAGTAGCTTGTGATGTGGCCTGCTGGGCCCTAGACTGAGAACTCCCCAACTCGTTGCATACAGACCAAGGGACAGATGGCAACTGCGTCCCAAACTGGGCTGGACCTGAACCAGAAACCTCCAGGCTGAAGGGCCTGTATCCCGTTCCCATCCCTCTGCTTCACCATTAACCCTTTCCCGTGCAAACCGCAGCCTCGTTTGAAAACCCCTGCAGCTAAACAAGAAACTTGCCAGCTACAGCAGGAAGCCTTTAGCAggcccaggctgcagcaggggagtgTTTTGCTAGCTGAGAGTCAGGCACAACCCCCACAGCAAAGTACATCACCCACACAAACAAGAGCAGCTGTGAAGTCCCCCTCTGGTTGCTGCTGCTACAGGGGTTATTTCAGGTAACGGACAGAACGTTAACGACCTCAGAAGACGATTTATAATGACAGGCTCCCCTTGAGCGCCCAGTGACCCCTAGAAACACACAGGGCTCAGTAACCAATCAGAGGGAAGAGAACTGCCTAACAGAGCCTCCCGCAAACTCTGGCCCAgcctgaccctgcttagcttgtgaaatGTGAAGTGATGCCAGGAGCATGGGAAATCTTGCACTGCTCTCTAGCGGCCAGTCTGGGGACCAGCACAGCTGGGCTCTGAACAGGAAGGTGGCGAGTTACAAGACCCATaatggcagcagggctcaggaggCTGGATGAAATCCTGCCCAGGCTAAGGAGGGAGCAAAAGGCTCGTTAGCAGCGGGGATCTCACCTCCTCATTAAACAACTTGCTGGTGTCCTTCTTGATGAGATCCAGGTACTGAACCTGGCCAGCAGAGAAGCCCACCAGCAGTGAGATGCTGTCAGTGGTGGCTGTGAACTGGTTGAAGTCGTGGCAGGTGGGCTGAGTGCCTTTGTAGATGCGCTTGTCGATGGGCTTGTTCAGATCAAGGGACTGGAATTCAACAACACCAGGAGGGGTGAGAAGCCGCTGGCTTTGAAAGAGGAAATGTCAGTtacatcccccccccgcccccccgtaaACCTAcacactttgcaggattggatctAGAGCCAGGACCCTCAAGCAGGGGTTCAGGGCCACCTGGGGCCGCTAGCAGATTTTAAGGgatccaccaagcagggccagcattagactcactgggtcccaggacagaaagctgaagccccgggctctgagccccgccacctgaAGCCTCAGCAACTTAGCTTCACGTGGCTCCcgtttgctaccccctaatgccgtccctgccttttatatgcagaaaaagttGTTGTGGctcaggtgggccgtggagtttttatggCATGGTGGGAGGTGCTGGCAGGAACAGGGGATTATCGCTGCTGCTCCTGTTCAGGGTAGGATCCCCAAGGCAAGCAACTGAACTCAATAACTGTTCAGGACAGCGAATCCCCTCCCTCCTGCCGCGCCCTGCTGCCAAGGGTCTCAGAGTGTGGACAGACATCGGTTACAGAGGCCCAGCCCCTTCCTCCCGGGACAGTACCATCCCGCTgactttatagatggggaaattcAGGCAAAGAAGGGAAGTGATTTTTCTGTGTCAAGAAGTGACAGAGCCAGTAACAGAACCCAGAAATCCCAACTCTCAGCCCCttcctgctctaaccacaagacccctctcccctcccagagcttggggatggaacccaggaatccCAATTCTCAGCTCCTTcctgctctaagcactagaccCCTCTTTCCTGCCCAAGCCTGACCATTTTTGACGTGACTGTGACAGGGATTACAACCAGCTGTGCCTGACTAATACACGtcccctctttttctttttgcggatacagactaacacggctgctactctgaaacttattttaAGGCTTAAGCAGCCAACTGTTCACTGTAAGCAGCAATTGCTCTCACACCATTTCGATGTGCATCTCCAGTGATGCGATCACATTGCAGTAAAGATTTGAACAGTTTCCTAACTGCTTACACAACCCCTATAGAGAACCCCCAATTACATCTAACCCCCAGAAGGCTTCTCCACAACACCCCCCGCCACCCTCTTCAACCCACACAAGATGCCAAACGAGCCTTTTAAAGAAGGCTAAAACTTTCCCCTTTCGGTGGCTCCgctttccctgcccctccccggggAGGATCGAGAGAGAACTGGCACAGCAAGGGCTCTGATGTGGAAGAGTGCCAGCCGTGTAAGTGTTAGTCTCCACACAGCCTCCCTTAGTTGCCCTAGTGACAGATCGAGAACCTTAGTGCTCCCAATTTCAGGTGTACAGTCATCTTATCCATCTGAAGCACCATGCTCACCCACGGTCCTGTGTGCGCAGCTGGAACAGCCCATTAACACAcgctggaaacacacacaaggATGCTGCATCATTAAATATACTTTGATTGGTCAGGCTCAGTAACGGATACCATAGTTTGGCCCCAACTGCCAAGATCTCTCTGGAAATGGGCCCAGACCCCTCACATCTCCAACAACCTTACGGTCAACTAAAAGCTCAGAGATCTAAAGTCAGCATCCTCCTCCCAGGGTTGTACATCCCAACTGCTGctgtacaaatatttgcactggagTGTATGTCAGAGAAGTGGCAGTAGAAAGACTCACGGCAGCAACATCTCTGTTGCTAAATCTTGTGGAAATGGGGGACTGCAGAGTAGCAAAGCGGCACCCAGCACCAGCACAGAATTCGGCAGGGGTTGATTGCGTAGCTTGTTTGTGCAGCTGTTTGAAAGCAACAGCACAGGGCGGATGCCCAAAGTGAACAGGACAGACGCCTGTCGCTGCCACCTTTGGCCTTCACTGGAGCTAAACAGCTCACTCACTCCTAAACTCTTACTGCCTGCACGCCTCTCAGCGCACGAACACTGGGGCCTCCAAGCACCCCCTCAGCGGAGGCTCTTCCCTCTGTCTGGAATCCAACCCCACACGCTCCCCTGCAGGAGcttaaccccctcccctccccggggaaGGACCCCCACACACTCCCCAGCCCCCCTCAGGATTCCTGGTTCCATCCCTCTCCTCCTTCTCAGGGGTTTCTCTTCCCTCCAGCCTCAGgctccccttctcccttcctcTGCAACCACCCAGATTCCCTCTTCACTTTGGGGGTCCCTGCAGATCTTGCTTCTGGAGGGAACCTTCTCCCTTCCCTGGGGATTTGCCGATTCCAGCTCCCCCCCGGCCCTAAAAAccaactcctccctctctccccattaTCAACGTGCTCGCCTCAGGCCCCCTCGATCCCCCCACAACTTGACTGCACCCCATGACCTAATTGCTCCCCCAATCCTTGTACcagcttcccgccccccccccccgggccccttGGCATCCGCttactcccctgcccctcccacagtTACCTCCCTCTCCTCGACCCCTTCTTCCACCCCTCAAGAGATCgcttcccagccccctctgctcagggctcccccccacaccccgttACCCACTCAACCCGGggccccccagagccccctcacccgggtcctccccttccccacccacttccCCAGTCCCCTCCTTCGCCCAcgtccccttcccagcccccacccccgtaCCCCGCACATGGGGGTGCTcccgtcctgccccccaaccccccgttAATACCGCGCCCCCCCCCTCACCCGCCTGCTGCCGCGGCCGCCGGGGCCCGGCCCGCAGCCCGAGTAGAAGTAGAGCTCCCGGCCCAGGTTGCAGCAGAGGCGGCTGCGCTCGGCGGGCTCGCCCGGCTCGGCGGGCTCGGGCCCCTCgggcggcagcagcagccgcaCCAGCGAGAGCCGCACCGGGGGCAGCGCGGCGGGAGcggcggggccgggcgggggcgcGGGCGGGGAGGGGCCCCCGGGGGgcggcgcggcggcggcggcggcggcggggccccCCCGGCTGCGGGGCTCGGGCCCCGGCGGCGCCAGGAGCCGGTAGGAGCCTTCGCGGGTCCGGAACTGGCTCTTCAGCTCGGGGAGCAGCGCGGGGGGCCCGTCGGGAGCCGccaccgccgccgccgccatcttCCCTGCGGAAGCCACCTCTGACCCCGCCCCCGGAAGCGGGGCCGTAGCAAcctcccgaggccccgccccctaccgacctagccccgccccctaccGAGACTCCACCCCCACCGACCTTCCTTCAGGCTCCGCCCCTTAGCCACCCCCAACCCGGCTCCGTCCCCGCCCTGACCCTCCCTAGGCTCCGCCCCCACCAACCTCCCTCTAGGCTCCGCCCCTTATCAACCCCAACCGGGCTCCGCCCCTCCCTAGGTTCCAACCCATAGCAACCTCCCACCAGGTTCAACCAGCCCCctctcagccccgccccttccccaaccccccctcagcccctccccccctcagccccgccccttccccacccccccacccactgcccctccccccctcagccccgccccttccccacccccccacccactgcccctcccctccccttcctcccctccagcacccactgctccctccctcacccccccaccagaCTCCCCCAGCAGGAGGTTTCTCTGGAGGGTCAGGGAGATGAGCCCCGCCCCAGGGAGGGACACGCCCCACACAGACAGGGAGGCAGAAAGGCCCAGGACCAGCGACTCTTGATTTGGCCTCTTTATTAGGCCAAGAGCCAGGCCCGTAGCTGTGCAgtttctgctcctctccccctcccccctgagtATCTTTGCCCTGGAGGGGCCGGCTCTGCCCCGCCCCATCAGCTCTCTGGTTTCTGCTCCTGCTCCGTGCCGCCACCGCCGGGCTCTGGCAGCTCCTCAGGCTGGCTGACCGGCTGGGGCCCGCCGGGTGCCGGCTCGTCGGGCGTGAGGCTCTCGGGCTTGCTCTCCGCTCCCTCGTCAGCAGCGCTGCTGGCTCCCGCCTCCTTGCTCTTCGCTTCCTGgtagggggcagggaaagggggcagACAAGATGCCTCATGGAgacaccccagccctgcagccggATGGACCAATGGGACCCGTTCCGGAGCTGGATTCTAGCTTTAACTGCCACCCTGACCCCCAAGAGGGGATCATGTCCCTAACTGAGACCTCAACGACCCCTCACTTATCCTGGggcactcccaccccaccccaagatcTCTACATCAGCCTTGGTTTCCTGGCCgcaggcaggaaggggaggagccAAAGGCACTGGATAGGCCCTTGGCTCCATGCTTTGGTCAATCAGACCAGTTGGGGTGgagcagccctgcccccagggcagattggctcAAGCGGCAAGCAGGGCAGGGTCACTGGCTGCACAGGGGTTTGGCAGCAGGAGCCACCTTGGCTACCATGGGGCAGGGCCCTTGATGCTGCAGTGTTTGGGGAGCGCCCTCTGGTGGCCGGCAGAGCTCTCCTTACCCCCCTCTGTGCAAGGGGACACTGGGAGGCCAAGAAGAAGTAGGAAGCTCTAAGGCCAGCGAGGGGTTAATGGGACCCTGGCTGTGTGCAGCCCTGACTCTATGCACGAGCTCTGCCAAGTGCCTGTCCGTGCCCAGAACGTACCTTCGCAGGTAGGGGCCCCTCCACGCTGGAGTCCAACAGGGACCCATCTCCGCCTgaaccctcctcttcctcctgcatgCTAATGAAAATGGTGGGCGTCTCCACCTCGGGCCCCTCCTCCCGGAAGTCCATCGGCTCCTCGGCAGGCAGTGGTGCCAGGGCATGGGCAGGAcgcggctggctggctggctgcttcaGTTTCTGTTCCTCCTCCAGCTGGCGTTTGAGTGCCTTCTCCTGGGCCAGCCGCAGAGCGATCATGTCCTGGGACATGCGTGGGAGGAGAGGCGCGGGCTCCTGCTCCTCCTGCCGGGCGATAAAGCACCGTCAGCCAGGGAAGggacccctccccatcccttcgAGTCAGGGTAGCAAAGGACTCCGCTCAGAGAGTCTGGGCTGGggaccccgctccctgccagcccGCGGGGGAAATAGATGAGGCCCATCCCACAGACCCTGGGCCTCTGCAGCAGAGCATTCAGACCAGCCCTGTGGCTAgagtcccacccccagcaccttcttGAGCCCACAGCTCTGTTCTGCACCTTCAGGTACCGGCttactccctccccagcccagttcctagcctcccagcccaggcgtCTCCGCTCACCTCCTCCAGCGGCTGGGAGTCCTTCACCTCCACCTCCTGCTTGCTGCTGGCTTCCAGGATGGCCATGGTGGAGTTGGGGACATGCGCTTGCTGtgcgggatggggaggggaaagaggggccGGGTGAGCAAGTCATGCAGGAGCCAGCTGCCCTGGGTCCGGGGCTccagcctctcccctgccctgggaACAGCCAGCTCCCAACTGGAGAGAGAGGCTGGCCCGTAAggacctatgattctatgacctaccCTGGGACGGGGGCAGAGTTGTCCTAGGGAGCAGTCACTAGTCGCAGCAGGTGAGTTTAAAGGCTGAGCACGAGCTGGCTGACTGAGGTGTGGTATCCCCTAGGGGAGAgctgggagccccactgctgggggTACACAGCCAAACAGGGGCAGAGCCCAGCACACTAGGGAGCAATCTTGCATCAGGCTCCAGGGGGCACTGTGACTAGgaccatcctcctcctcccactgagGGCTGGTGACACACAGCCTGACTCCCCACCTGCCCCAGTAAAGGGTGGGGATGCTGGAGCCCCGAGGGAACTGGGTAAGAACAAACCCTAAAGAAAGCTCCATTCCCTACACCCCCACCTTCATTAGACTGACGGgaagcactgcatgctggggCCCTGCAGTCTGTCCCCATTATTAAAGGGAAGGACAGCTACATACCCCACCATCACTTGTGCCCCCCGCCAGATTACACTCAGCCCCCAATCTCCTGCAtgactcccccccagccctccagggAGCAGGCCAGTACCTGGTGCGGAGTGAAGGAGCGGACATGGGCCAGCAGCGGCTCCCGCAGCTCGGGGCACTTCTCGAAGACGGCGTTGAGCTGCTGTGGAGGGAGCTGCAGGATGACCTGGAAGGACTGGGGCTTGGTGCGCTGGCAGCATT
This window contains:
- the DMWD gene encoding dystrophia myotonica WD repeat-containing protein, with amino-acid sequence MAAAAVAAPDGPPALLPELKSQFRTREGSYRLLAPPGPEPRSRGGPAAAAAAAPPPGGPSPPAPPPGPAAPAALPPVRLSLVRLLLPPEGPEPAEPGEPAERSRLCCNLGRELYFYSGCGPGPGGRGSRRSLDLNKPIDKRIYKGTQPTCHDFNQFTATTDSISLLVGFSAGQVQYLDLIKKDTSKLFNEERLIDKTKVTYLKWIPETEGLFLASHASGHLYLYNMEHPCGSASPQYTLLKQGEGFAVYACKSKSARNPLVKWAVGEGALNEFAFSPDGRYLACVSQDGCLRVFHFDSMLLQGMMKSYFGGLLCVCWSPDGRYIVTGGEDDLVTVWSFAEGRVIARGHGHKSWVNAVAFDPYTSSVEEEEPPELSGSDEEPQEPAHFGRVRTSSTLSRLSKHSTKSSPSVTYRFGSAGQDTQFCLWDLTEDVLYPHPPLSRARTLTNTFSSGIPSSVSGGSNLAGEPGVSSGGSILPRSLSRSNSLPHPAVTSAAKSQVADSAVPFSIGKFATLTLQERRDKNAEKEHKRYHSLGNISKSNDKISGAPRSKLDTAKVLGTALCPRIHEVPLLEPLVCKKIAHERLTVLLFLEDCIITACQEGLICTWARPGKAAVGPETNHPHCPLQPISGATPRRG